A window of Ptychodera flava strain L36383 chromosome 1, AS_Pfla_20210202, whole genome shotgun sequence contains these coding sequences:
- the LOC139139234 gene encoding uncharacterized protein isoform X1: protein MCPVPEMASFMEDRDLVMSIVARFKEVMEDESTKQKYNQRMDPNKADPTRLIAIMNDIINECAIIALSDHGVDAEQLTVRLPSLVRKHYGNDKEVLALMSFMAQHGARSWIGDLKVGDTRPDVDLVAIETKGKISLSDLHINKERPLVIVSGSIS, encoded by the exons ATGTGCCCAGTACCAGAG ATGGCGTCGTTTATGGAAGACAGAGACTTGGTAATGAGCATAGTAGCTCGCTTCAAGGAAGTGATGGAAGACGAATCCACTAAGCAGAAATACAACCAAAGAATGGACCCGAACAAGGCTGACCCGACAAGACTGATCGCCATAATGAATGATATCATAAACGAATGCGCGATCATCGCACTAAGCGATCATGGGGTCGATGCGGAGCAACTTACTGTCAGGCTGCCTTCGCTAGTGAGAAAACATTACGGCAATGATAAAGAG GTCTTGGCATTGATGTCATTCATGGCACAACACGGGGCAAGGAGTTGGATAGGGGACTTGAAAGTCGGCGATACCAGGCCAGACGTTGACCTTGTTGCGATAGAGACAAAAGGAAAGATATCCTTGTCTGATCTGCATATCAACAAAGAACGCCCTCTTGTGATAGTATCAGGATCAATCTCCTGA
- the LOC139139234 gene encoding uncharacterized protein isoform X2, which translates to MASFMEDRDLVMSIVARFKEVMEDESTKQKYNQRMDPNKADPTRLIAIMNDIINECAIIALSDHGVDAEQLTVRLPSLVRKHYGNDKEVLALMSFMAQHGARSWIGDLKVGDTRPDVDLVAIETKGKISLSDLHINKERPLVIVSGSIS; encoded by the exons ATGGCGTCGTTTATGGAAGACAGAGACTTGGTAATGAGCATAGTAGCTCGCTTCAAGGAAGTGATGGAAGACGAATCCACTAAGCAGAAATACAACCAAAGAATGGACCCGAACAAGGCTGACCCGACAAGACTGATCGCCATAATGAATGATATCATAAACGAATGCGCGATCATCGCACTAAGCGATCATGGGGTCGATGCGGAGCAACTTACTGTCAGGCTGCCTTCGCTAGTGAGAAAACATTACGGCAATGATAAAGAG GTCTTGGCATTGATGTCATTCATGGCACAACACGGGGCAAGGAGTTGGATAGGGGACTTGAAAGTCGGCGATACCAGGCCAGACGTTGACCTTGTTGCGATAGAGACAAAAGGAAAGATATCCTTGTCTGATCTGCATATCAACAAAGAACGCCCTCTTGTGATAGTATCAGGATCAATCTCCTGA
- the LOC139139234 gene encoding type I iodothyronine deiodinase-like isoform X3, producing MAIVHSGALSSLHRDYKDLAEFLYIYVIEAHPRDGWALGAHYSSHDSHKNLDERIAAARRLVAADTKFQTFTTDTEDLSKVRMVVDTMGNVFAETYAGQPDRVFVIEDNKMAYIGETIEEQCENPYKLMTDHLKEWLSGRFPPKK from the exons ATG gcCATTGTTCACAGTGGCGCCCTGTCTTCCCTGCACCGTGACTACAAAGATTTAGCCGAGTTTCTCTACATCTACGTAATCGAAGCTCATCCACGCGACGGCTGGGCGTTGGGGGCGCACTACAGTTCCCACGACAGTCACAAAAACCTTGATGAGAGAATTGCTGCTGCAAG GCGACTGGTCGCAGCCGATACGAAATTCCAAACGTTTACAACCGACACTGAAGATCTAAGTAAAGTCAGAATGGTCGTGGACACCATGGGAAACGTCTTCGCTGAAACCTACGCCGGGCAGCCCGATCGGGTTTTTGTTATTGAAGACAACAAAATGGCTTACATCGGTGAAACCATCGAAGAACAGTGTGAGAACCCTTACAAATTAATGACGGATCACCTCAAAGAGTGGCTGTCTGGTCGATTTCCGCCCAAAAAGTAG